A single window of Metallosphaera hakonensis JCM 8857 = DSM 7519 DNA harbors:
- a CDS encoding PaaI family thioesterase produces the protein MRFQSLHEIQSYLEEGDPVFRMLEAKIRGIKDGEAVVEVPYKFEITRRGGVLNGGMIMTIMDFTGGIAVASINDGDDQVTQELKVNFLEPMYKGPFSCRASILRKGYTAVIVDIELRDADGKLGAKGLGTWYIIRGRKITKES, from the coding sequence ATGAGATTTCAATCGTTGCATGAGATACAGTCATATCTAGAGGAAGGTGACCCCGTGTTCAGAATGCTTGAGGCTAAAATTAGGGGAATAAAGGACGGAGAAGCCGTGGTAGAAGTACCCTATAAATTCGAGATAACTCGACGCGGAGGAGTTCTGAATGGAGGGATGATAATGACTATCATGGACTTCACGGGTGGTATCGCCGTTGCCAGTATTAACGATGGTGACGACCAAGTTACTCAGGAACTTAAGGTGAACTTCCTTGAACCCATGTATAAGGGACCCTTCTCTTGTCGCGCATCAATTCTCAGGAAGGGCTACACGGCAGTTATCGTGGATATTGAGCTAAGAGATGCTGATGGAAAACTCGGGGCGAAGGGTTTAGGAACATGGTATATAATAAGGGGGAGGAAGATAACTAAGGAATCTTAA
- a CDS encoding winged helix-turn-helix transcriptional regulator, which yields MTSIPRDELNRTTCPIVETIKIIGTEARLLVLRYLFDGPKGFNQLLRDTGLSSKTLSSTLKFMEDVGIVERRIVSTRPFKVEYILTDKGKELETIFKVMGQWGEKWVLEKVKIP from the coding sequence ATGACCTCTATACCACGTGATGAACTAAATAGGACTACGTGCCCCATTGTGGAAACAATAAAGATCATAGGTACCGAGGCCAGGCTATTGGTGCTAAGGTACCTCTTCGATGGACCTAAAGGATTCAATCAGTTACTAAGAGATACTGGCCTCAGTTCCAAGACCTTATCTTCCACTCTCAAATTCATGGAAGATGTGGGAATAGTGGAAAGAAGGATAGTCTCTACCAGACCCTTCAAAGTGGAGTACATACTTACCGATAAGGGAAAGGAGTTGGAGACCATATTCAAGGTAATGGGACAATGGGGAGAAAAGTGGGTTTTAGAGAAAGTTAAGATTCCTTAG
- a CDS encoding CDGSH iron-sulfur domain-containing protein has protein sequence MARLVRHDRNVPYQVKTNSGETLWICACGLSNNKPFCDGSHKRTQDEDPKDLYVYQGSSRIRLDPLYM, from the coding sequence ATGGCCAGACTCGTCAGACACGACAGAAACGTTCCGTATCAGGTAAAAACCAACAGCGGCGAAACCCTATGGATATGCGCGTGCGGTCTATCCAACAACAAGCCATTCTGCGACGGCTCCCATAAGAGGACTCAGGACGAAGATCCCAAGGACCTTTACGTATACCAGGGCAGCAGTAGAATAAGATTAGATCCTCTCTACATGTAG